From Rutidosis leptorrhynchoides isolate AG116_Rl617_1_P2 chromosome 3, CSIRO_AGI_Rlap_v1, whole genome shotgun sequence, a single genomic window includes:
- the LOC139896734 gene encoding eukaryotic translation initiation factor 3 subunit H has translation MATAAPSRSFLQVAATEETVAPPLRVVQIEGLAILKIIKHCTEFSPALVTGQLLGLDVGSVLEVTNCFPFPIRDEDEEIEADGANYQLEMMRCLREVNVDNNTVGWYQSTFLGSFQTVELIETFMNYQENIRRCVCIIYDPSKSNQGVLALKALKLSDSFMELYRNNEFNGEKLREKNLSWVDIFEEIPIKVSNSALVSAFMTELEADSPVTQSDYDRLQLSTNPFMERNMEFLIECMDDLSTEQQKFQFYYRNLSRQQAQQQTWLQKRRAENQARKAAGEEPLPEEDPSNPIFKPVPEPSRLDSFLITNQVSNYCNQINSVAGQNFSRLYLTKALHEN, from the exons ATGGCAACAG CAGCTCCATCTCGTTCTTTTTTGCAAGTGGCGGCCACTGAGGAGACCGTTGCTCCGCCTCTAAGAGTTGTTCAAATCGAAGGACTG GCTATATTGAAGATTATCAAACACTGCACTGAGTTCTCACCTGCTCTTGTGACCGGGCAACTTCTCGGGTTAGATGTTGGCAGTGTTCTTGAAGTAACCAACTGCTTTCCCTTTCCG ATTCGTGATGAGGATGAGGAGATTGAAGCAGATGGTGCCAACTATCAGCTTGAGATGATGAGATGCCTGAGGGAAGTAAATGTTGACAATAACACTGTGGGATG GTACCAATCGACTTTCTTAGGGTCTTTTCAGACTGTGGAGCTGATTGAGACCTTCATGAATTACCAG GAGAATATAAGACGTTGTGTGTGCATTATTTATGATCCTTCGAAGTCCAACCAAGGTGTCCTGGCTTTGAAGGCGTTGAAACTTTCTGATTCGTTCATGGAGCTTTATCGTAACAATGAATTTAATGGAGAAAA GTTGCGGGAGAAAAATCTTTCATGGGTGGATATCTTTGAGGAGATACCT ATCAAGGTTTCAAATTCGGCCCTTGTGAGTGCATTTATGACTGAACTGGAAGCCGATTCACCTGTCACGCAG TCTGATTATGATAGGCTACAATTATCAACAAATCCGTTCATGGAACGAAACATGGAGTTTTTGATTGAATGCATGGATGATCTCTCAACAGAACAGCAAAAG ttccaattttATTATCGTAACCTGTCACGCCAGCAAGCCCAACAACAAACATGGCTTCAAAAGAGAAG GGCTGAAAACCAGGCACGCAAAGCTGCAGGAGAGGAACCGTTGCCTGAAGAGGATCCTTCAAACCCCATCTTTAAGCCTGTTCCCGAACCATCACGATTGGATAGCTTTTTGATTACAAATCAAGTTTCCAACTACTGCAATCAAATCAACAG TGTTGCGGGGCAGAATTTTAGTAGGTTATATTTGACGAAGGCATTGCATGAAAACTGA